A window of the Lusitaniella coriacea LEGE 07157 genome harbors these coding sequences:
- a CDS encoding anthranilate phosphoribosyltransferase family protein, with protein sequence MSNEFRELLKKVGGGQHTKKDLTRNEAAIATHMMLMQEATPAQIGAFLIAHRIKRPTGIELAGMLDTYEKLGVTLQPLPNSDSTVTVFGLPYDGRSRTAPIIPITALLLSAAGVPVLLHGGDTMPTKYGVPLVEIWQGLGLDFTQLSAPQVQSLLEQTGFAFIYTPKHFPLACGLIPYRDQIGKRPPLATLELLWSPYRGKTHIVVGYVHPPTEAMARIALTQRGETHFTFVKGLEGSCDLRLSQTTIIAASQPDSPNGFEYLKLNPHHYNFAAKDIPLESTAQLLSQLEEVLEGKPTPMFQAALWNGGFYLWRCGVCPDMATGIQQAEALLVGGKVKAQRDAIASNMK encoded by the coding sequence ATGAGCAATGAATTTCGAGAATTACTCAAAAAAGTCGGGGGCGGTCAACATACCAAGAAAGATTTAACCCGAAACGAAGCCGCGATCGCGACGCACATGATGCTGATGCAGGAAGCCACCCCCGCCCAAATTGGGGCATTTCTCATTGCCCATCGCATTAAACGACCCACAGGCATTGAATTGGCGGGAATGTTGGATACCTACGAAAAGTTAGGAGTTACCCTCCAACCCTTACCGAATTCTGACTCAACCGTTACCGTTTTTGGTCTTCCCTACGACGGGCGCAGTCGCACTGCCCCCATTATCCCTATCACCGCCCTCTTACTCTCTGCTGCGGGGGTTCCCGTCTTGTTGCATGGCGGCGATACCATGCCCACCAAATATGGCGTTCCCCTTGTTGAAATTTGGCAAGGATTGGGACTCGATTTCACCCAACTTTCTGCCCCCCAAGTGCAATCTTTGCTCGAACAAACCGGGTTCGCTTTTATTTATACCCCCAAACATTTTCCCCTCGCCTGTGGCTTAATTCCCTATCGCGATCAAATTGGCAAGCGCCCTCCCCTGGCAACTTTGGAGTTACTGTGGTCGCCCTATCGCGGCAAAACTCATATTGTTGTGGGATACGTTCACCCTCCCACCGAAGCAATGGCAAGAATTGCCCTCACCCAACGAGGAGAGACACATTTTACTTTTGTGAAGGGGTTAGAGGGAAGTTGCGATTTGCGCCTCTCCCAAACGACAATTATTGCAGCGAGTCAACCGGATTCTCCCAACGGGTTTGAATACCTCAAACTCAATCCCCATCACTACAATTTCGCGGCGAAAGATATTCCTCTCGAATCCACCGCACAGCTACTGTCTCAATTGGAAGAAGTTTTGGAGGGAAAACCTACCCCGATGTTTCAAGCTGCCCTTTGGAATGGGGGATTTTATTTGTGGCGATGCGGGGTTTGTCCCGATATGGCAACGGGAATTCAACAGGCAGAAGCGTTACTGGTTGGGGGGAAGGTGAAAGCTCAACGGGACGCGATCGCGTCTAATATGAAATAG